A genome region from Arthrobacter sp. V1I9 includes the following:
- a CDS encoding iron-siderophore ABC transporter substrate-binding protein, whose translation MKIHKVLAATAALAILMTGCGTTEEPAASPSGAGAGEAITLTDSRGAEVKLDGPAKRVVGTEWNVVENLTTLGVQPVGVTDIKGYSAWVKAGTLDGSATDIGTRGEPSFDTIASLDPDLIVATADLPEAVITQLDDLAPVVVLKSADASRQIDQAKDNLKLVAKATGTEAKADEAVAAFDAAVAKGKAALETAGLAGSRVAFADGWVADGKVSIRPFAKGSLLTDINTELGLVTPWTMKGDPAYGLASTDVEGLTSLDADSFVYITNSVDGDFTEELAGNAVWKSLPFVKSGKVHRLEDGIWMFGGPASMTQYVDAIVAALTK comes from the coding sequence ATGAAGATCCACAAGGTCCTTGCGGCCACCGCCGCACTGGCGATCCTGATGACAGGCTGCGGCACGACCGAAGAACCCGCTGCCTCCCCTTCCGGCGCGGGCGCCGGAGAGGCCATCACCCTGACCGATTCACGCGGCGCCGAGGTCAAGCTCGACGGCCCGGCCAAGCGCGTGGTGGGCACCGAATGGAACGTGGTGGAAAACCTGACCACCCTCGGCGTCCAGCCCGTCGGCGTCACGGACATCAAGGGCTACAGCGCCTGGGTCAAGGCCGGCACCCTGGACGGCAGCGCCACCGATATCGGCACCCGCGGCGAACCCAGCTTCGACACCATCGCGTCGCTGGACCCGGACCTGATCGTGGCCACGGCTGACTTGCCCGAAGCCGTCATCACCCAGCTCGACGACCTCGCCCCCGTCGTCGTCCTGAAGTCCGCTGACGCCAGCCGGCAGATTGACCAGGCCAAGGACAACCTGAAGCTCGTGGCCAAGGCAACGGGCACGGAGGCCAAGGCCGATGAGGCCGTGGCCGCATTCGACGCCGCCGTCGCCAAGGGCAAGGCCGCCCTTGAGACGGCCGGTCTTGCCGGCTCCCGCGTGGCGTTCGCCGACGGCTGGGTGGCGGACGGCAAAGTCTCCATCCGTCCGTTCGCCAAGGGCTCGCTGCTGACCGACATCAACACCGAACTGGGCCTCGTCACGCCATGGACCATGAAAGGCGACCCGGCGTACGGCCTGGCCTCCACCGATGTCGAAGGCCTCACCTCCCTCGACGCAGACAGCTTCGTCTACATCACCAACAGCGTCGACGGCGACTTCACCGAGGAACTGGCCGGCAACGCCGTGTGGAAGTCGCTGCCGTTCGTGAAATCCGGCAAGGTACACCGCCTCGAGGACGGCATCTGGATGTTCGGCGGCCCTGCCTCGATGACCCAGTACGTCGACGCCATCGTCGCGGCCCTGACGAAGTAG
- a CDS encoding metalloregulator ArsR/SmtB family transcription factor codes for MKSQRISESPALPQGAAGPSMSAAAELFKAIAHPVRAQILELLSRGESSIPELCEGTGVKPSHLSRHLTQMRGQHLIQCLRSDGRLVYRLEHPEAADLLAVARSLLQARAVASVASVGRAGVSSWSNPRRTPGADPVSRSDGPSQTAFSNEQVSALEATLASRSLIEDACEAIAARSGCSRDAAAWQLIMTANERNLTLREAADAELRKPQEPRRA; via the coding sequence ATGAAGAGCCAACGCATTTCGGAGAGTCCGGCGCTTCCCCAGGGCGCGGCCGGGCCGTCGATGTCTGCTGCGGCTGAGTTGTTCAAAGCCATTGCCCATCCGGTCAGGGCGCAGATCCTGGAGCTGCTCAGCCGCGGCGAGTCATCAATTCCCGAGCTCTGCGAGGGCACCGGGGTAAAGCCTTCGCACCTGTCCCGGCACCTGACGCAAATGCGGGGGCAGCACCTGATTCAGTGCCTGCGTTCGGACGGCCGGCTTGTCTATCGGCTCGAACACCCGGAAGCGGCAGACCTGTTAGCCGTTGCCCGGTCCCTGCTGCAAGCCAGGGCGGTTGCGTCCGTGGCCAGCGTCGGCCGAGCTGGCGTCTCCTCCTGGTCCAACCCGCGCCGCACGCCCGGGGCTGACCCCGTCTCCCGGTCGGACGGGCCGTCCCAGACTGCCTTTTCAAACGAGCAGGTCTCGGCTTTGGAGGCCACCTTGGCATCGCGTTCCCTGATAGAGGATGCATGTGAAGCGATAGCTGCACGAAGCGGCTGCAGCAGGGACGCAGCCGCCTGGCAGCTCATCATGACCGCAAACGAGCGTAACCTGACACTTCGTGAGGCGGCCGACGCGGAACTTCGCAAACCGCAGGAACCGCGCCGGGCCTGA
- a CDS encoding iron ABC transporter permease, which translates to MTKTLKRGAPAAPPATAAPAAVAGGPAPSPAGSRAWPGAALAAACGLVVLALFSVIHLTQGTADVGPSELLGLLTGAGTGQENAVLVASRVPRLMAGLLVGVALGVAGAALQSATRNVLAAPDTLAVNAGAHFVIVAVAAFGVQLPALLSGGLAFAGGLAAALLVLALSGGGANGNGGPIRLVLAGTALALGLHSATSALLLLFSQETTGLYAWGQGSLAQSRPDELLQFTPVVVAATAGLLLIARRLDLLGLGDDASRLAGADPRLARLAAVVLAVVLSASAVTIAGPIGFVGLCAPAIVRLLASRVRGLGRHRALLPVSGLAGAVVVIGADVLVRMVFGAQAGVEVPTGAVTTVFGAVFLVILALRMSDAGMSVAGDALARLRSRRFFLAVLVSLVVLLAGLLVAGALLGDAKLLLGDLANWLTGQSGDRVSAVLGTRMPRVTAAVLAGAALAIAGALIQAVSRNSLAEPGILGVSGGGGLAAIIVITTVPVASSWLVTGSALLGAALAALLVFGLAFRGGLQQNRLVLIGIGVSAGLAALITVLLVTTDPYNQTKALTWLSGSTYGRTFASVLPPLAALVLALPVLSGLRRDLDLIAVDDDSPRVLGIGLSGSRLLLLSVAVLLTAGAVSSVGVIAFVGLVAPHAARTLVGARHVRVLPVAALIGACTVVLADVIGRTVIAPAQIPAGIMTALVGAPYFVYLLWRSRVDRTT; encoded by the coding sequence ATGACCAAAACTCTGAAGAGGGGCGCTCCGGCTGCCCCGCCTGCCACGGCCGCCCCCGCGGCCGTGGCAGGCGGCCCTGCACCGTCGCCGGCGGGGTCCCGCGCCTGGCCCGGGGCAGCTCTGGCTGCAGCCTGCGGGCTGGTGGTCCTGGCCCTCTTCTCGGTAATCCACCTGACCCAGGGAACTGCCGACGTCGGCCCCTCCGAACTGCTCGGGCTGCTGACCGGCGCCGGCACCGGCCAGGAGAACGCCGTCCTGGTCGCATCGCGCGTCCCGCGGTTGATGGCAGGCCTGCTGGTGGGTGTGGCGCTGGGCGTGGCGGGCGCCGCGCTGCAGTCGGCAACCCGCAATGTCCTGGCGGCACCGGACACCCTGGCCGTCAACGCTGGCGCCCACTTTGTGATTGTTGCCGTCGCAGCGTTCGGGGTGCAACTTCCGGCGCTGCTGTCCGGAGGCCTGGCCTTTGCCGGCGGACTCGCCGCCGCGCTACTGGTTCTTGCCTTGTCCGGGGGTGGGGCCAATGGAAACGGCGGGCCCATCCGCCTGGTGCTTGCCGGCACCGCACTGGCCCTGGGACTGCACTCTGCCACCAGCGCGCTGCTGCTGCTGTTCAGCCAGGAAACCACCGGCCTCTACGCCTGGGGCCAGGGCAGCCTCGCGCAGTCCCGCCCGGACGAACTGCTGCAGTTCACCCCAGTGGTTGTGGCGGCCACCGCCGGGCTGCTGCTCATTGCCCGCCGCCTTGATCTCCTCGGGCTCGGCGACGACGCCTCCCGGCTGGCAGGGGCGGATCCGCGCCTTGCCCGCCTGGCCGCCGTCGTCCTCGCCGTGGTCCTCTCCGCATCAGCGGTAACCATCGCGGGGCCCATCGGCTTTGTGGGTTTGTGTGCCCCGGCCATCGTGCGCCTCCTTGCTTCCCGCGTCCGCGGCCTGGGCAGGCACCGGGCGCTGCTGCCCGTCTCCGGCCTGGCCGGTGCGGTGGTGGTGATCGGGGCCGACGTGCTGGTCCGCATGGTCTTCGGCGCACAGGCCGGAGTGGAAGTGCCCACAGGCGCGGTCACCACCGTCTTTGGCGCGGTGTTCCTCGTGATCCTGGCGCTGCGAATGTCCGACGCCGGCATGAGCGTCGCCGGGGACGCGCTGGCACGCCTGCGCTCCCGCAGGTTCTTCCTGGCCGTGCTGGTAAGCCTTGTGGTCCTCCTTGCGGGGCTGCTGGTGGCAGGAGCACTCCTGGGGGACGCAAAACTCCTGCTCGGCGACCTTGCCAACTGGCTGACCGGCCAGTCCGGCGACCGTGTGAGCGCTGTGCTGGGCACCCGGATGCCGCGAGTTACGGCCGCAGTTTTGGCTGGAGCCGCACTCGCGATCGCCGGCGCCCTGATCCAGGCAGTCTCCAGGAACTCACTGGCCGAACCGGGCATCCTTGGGGTCTCCGGCGGCGGCGGCCTCGCCGCGATCATCGTCATCACCACCGTCCCCGTGGCAAGCTCCTGGCTGGTCACCGGCTCGGCGCTGCTGGGTGCCGCGCTTGCCGCACTGCTGGTCTTTGGGCTTGCGTTCCGGGGAGGACTGCAGCAAAACCGCCTTGTGTTAATCGGCATCGGCGTCAGTGCAGGGCTCGCTGCGCTCATCACCGTCCTTCTGGTGACCACCGACCCGTACAACCAGACCAAGGCCTTGACCTGGCTGTCCGGCTCCACCTACGGGCGGACTTTCGCATCGGTCCTGCCGCCGCTGGCGGCCCTGGTTCTGGCGCTGCCTGTGCTGTCCGGCCTGCGGCGGGACCTTGACCTGATAGCCGTCGACGACGATTCACCCCGTGTGCTGGGCATCGGTTTGTCCGGTTCCCGGCTGTTGCTGCTCTCCGTGGCAGTGCTGCTGACCGCCGGTGCCGTCTCGTCCGTGGGCGTGATCGCTTTTGTGGGACTGGTGGCACCGCACGCGGCCCGGACACTGGTGGGCGCGCGGCACGTCCGGGTTCTGCCCGTGGCGGCCCTCATCGGCGCCTGCACAGTTGTCCTCGCGGACGTGATCGGCCGGACGGTGATCGCCCCGGCCCAGATCCCTGCAGGCATCATGACGGCGCTGGTGGGTGCCCCGTACTTCGTCTACCTCCTGTGGCGTTCGCGGGTGGACCGGACAACTTAG
- a CDS encoding chitobiase/beta-hexosaminidase C-terminal domain-containing protein, which translates to MEGSVGPVNPETGYPYWYGDKNGLRLELCLDDVNACPVVGAGYDPTLPPAIPGNFPDESFWWSAEASLTLPNGQDARLIMAQEAAFGGAGEIIQGQQAAFARMRIRMDDMTPNATYKATTPYGVYEVTADDRGRVRFTEDIGCLQQPCTWDEPLSGSWGPFLRWDTPVPEANAGSIADPNVAHTVTGSPFDTNFFRIEGPGIPTPAETDLFAVQGKIATVRAGVDKPGGTYNQALTVNIQASFPDEAKIVYTTDGSDPVVAEDGSVGHGEVWEPSANDTDVAPVSLATPGTTVLKYMAVSLTEPSQRTEIRSETYNLDATSPWIDATPDATAPNYAGPQEVTLTGTTADGAGPATVYYTLDGSEPTYDNGDATGSTKKYDGTPITVGSTTLIRAMSVNGEGTAGEIRNFRYAIHNLKAIGPVVQGGHGYPSWLEDNTGVQLDLCLDDPLCPIIEELPLPENDPSFPDNFPGESFWWAAEAFLPVDGEEVRLTLALEAAFSGEAVVPGDEVAFGRIRVRGNDVFEVGSTYQIIHPYGTFEVIADDTGSLRYTEDLGSMNGNGNFTPLLEQKVGPFLRWTEGAPEGYLGDGSTPHAVTGSPYNTNSFEIRHVKDPAGEPVNRSLGTTTDFVVQGRTVGATPPEAPTVVASTAGGTFNETQAVTLSATPAGAQIFFTTDGSEPTAEDGTPYTGEIAVEEGTTTLKFIAVNEGVPSAVVTEVYTVDSIAPELTTTTPGGTFTAATTAALSASEGAAIRFTTDGTDPTVSSTLYTEPIAIAQTTTLRAIAVDAAGNISPLGQWEFVINAPAGLDRHDFSGDGNPDALARDGSGKLWLYPGDGAGKWLPRVYLGAGWNVMTSIVGPGDFNGDGKADVLARDGSGKQWLYPGNGAGKWLPRVYLGAGWNVMTSIVGPGDFNGDGNVDVLARDGSGKQWLYPGNGAGKWLPRVYLGAGWNVMTSIVGPGDFNGDGNVDVLARDGLGKQWLYPGNGAGKWLPRVYLGAGWNVMTSIVGPGDFNGDGNVDVLARDGSGKLWLYPGNGAGKWLPRVYLGAGWNVMTSIL; encoded by the coding sequence ATGGAGGGAAGCGTCGGACCAGTCAACCCCGAAACCGGCTACCCGTACTGGTACGGGGACAAGAACGGCCTTCGACTGGAATTGTGCCTCGACGACGTCAATGCGTGCCCCGTTGTCGGGGCAGGCTACGACCCGACCCTGCCGCCGGCGATTCCCGGAAACTTCCCGGACGAGTCCTTCTGGTGGTCCGCCGAGGCATCGCTGACGTTGCCTAACGGTCAGGACGCCCGCCTCATCATGGCCCAGGAAGCGGCGTTCGGAGGGGCAGGGGAAATTATTCAAGGACAACAGGCTGCTTTCGCCCGGATGCGGATCCGGATGGACGATATGACCCCAAACGCGACCTACAAGGCGACCACGCCATACGGCGTCTACGAAGTCACTGCGGATGATCGCGGAAGGGTGCGCTTCACCGAGGACATCGGCTGCCTGCAGCAGCCCTGCACCTGGGATGAGCCACTTTCCGGCAGCTGGGGTCCGTTCCTCCGGTGGGATACGCCCGTGCCCGAGGCCAATGCAGGATCCATTGCTGACCCCAACGTTGCGCACACTGTTACCGGCAGCCCTTTCGATACGAACTTCTTCCGCATTGAGGGCCCCGGCATCCCAACACCGGCCGAAACGGATCTTTTTGCGGTGCAGGGCAAGATCGCCACCGTCCGCGCCGGAGTGGACAAGCCCGGTGGCACTTACAACCAGGCATTGACGGTCAACATCCAGGCGTCCTTCCCCGACGAGGCGAAGATTGTGTACACAACCGACGGCTCAGACCCGGTGGTCGCCGAGGACGGCTCCGTCGGCCACGGAGAAGTGTGGGAGCCTTCAGCAAATGACACCGACGTTGCTCCAGTGTCGCTCGCTACCCCGGGTACGACGGTACTGAAGTACATGGCCGTCAGCCTCACCGAACCGTCCCAGCGCACGGAAATCCGCAGCGAGACCTACAACCTCGATGCGACAAGCCCCTGGATCGACGCAACACCTGACGCCACGGCGCCCAATTACGCGGGTCCACAGGAAGTAACCCTCACCGGAACCACCGCGGACGGTGCGGGACCGGCAACTGTGTACTACACGCTCGATGGTTCCGAACCGACCTACGACAACGGGGATGCCACCGGTTCAACCAAAAAGTACGACGGCACTCCCATCACGGTGGGCAGCACCACGCTCATCCGGGCTATGTCCGTCAACGGGGAAGGCACTGCCGGAGAAATTCGGAACTTCCGGTACGCCATCCACAACCTGAAAGCCATCGGTCCGGTAGTCCAAGGGGGCCACGGATATCCCTCGTGGCTGGAAGATAACACCGGAGTTCAACTGGACCTGTGCCTCGACGACCCGCTGTGCCCGATCATCGAGGAACTGCCATTACCGGAAAACGACCCATCGTTCCCTGACAATTTCCCTGGTGAATCGTTCTGGTGGGCCGCTGAGGCCTTCCTGCCCGTCGACGGGGAAGAGGTGCGACTGACCCTCGCGCTTGAGGCCGCCTTCAGCGGTGAGGCGGTTGTCCCCGGAGACGAGGTTGCCTTCGGGCGTATCCGTGTCCGCGGTAACGACGTGTTTGAGGTTGGCTCGACCTACCAGATCATCCATCCCTACGGGACCTTTGAGGTAATCGCCGATGACACCGGCAGCCTTCGCTACACGGAGGACCTCGGCAGCATGAACGGCAACGGCAACTTCACGCCGTTGCTCGAGCAGAAGGTCGGACCGTTCCTGAGGTGGACTGAGGGAGCGCCTGAGGGTTACCTCGGTGACGGTTCCACACCTCACGCAGTTACGGGCAGCCCGTACAACACCAACTCCTTCGAGATCCGGCATGTGAAGGACCCGGCGGGCGAACCGGTCAACAGAAGCCTGGGCACAACCACGGACTTCGTGGTTCAGGGCCGCACAGTCGGTGCCACGCCTCCGGAAGCCCCGACAGTCGTGGCAAGCACTGCGGGCGGTACGTTCAATGAAACCCAGGCCGTTACGCTTAGCGCCACTCCCGCCGGTGCACAGATCTTCTTCACCACGGACGGTTCAGAACCCACCGCGGAGGACGGAACCCCCTACACCGGCGAGATCGCCGTTGAAGAGGGAACCACCACCCTGAAATTCATCGCGGTGAATGAGGGTGTGCCCTCGGCGGTCGTCACTGAGGTGTACACAGTGGACTCGATAGCTCCGGAGCTGACCACAACCACCCCGGGCGGTACCTTCACGGCAGCCACGACGGCGGCCCTCTCCGCCAGCGAGGGCGCAGCCATCCGGTTCACCACCGACGGCACCGATCCCACGGTAAGCAGCACGCTGTACACCGAACCCATTGCCATCGCTCAGACCACGACGCTTCGTGCGATCGCGGTGGACGCTGCCGGCAACATCAGCCCGCTGGGACAGTGGGAGTTTGTCATCAACGCACCGGCCGGCCTCGACAGGCACGACTTCAGCGGTGACGGGAACCCTGATGCGCTGGCCCGGGATGGTTCGGGCAAGCTGTGGCTGTACCCCGGGGACGGTGCAGGGAAGTGGCTGCCCAGGGTGTACCTCGGTGCGGGTTGGAACGTCATGACCAGCATTGTTGGCCCGGGTGACTTCAACGGTGACGGCAAGGCCGATGTGCTGGCCCGGGATGGTTCGGGCAAGCAGTGGCTGTACCCCGGCAACGGTGCAGGCAAGTGGCTGCCCAGGGTTTACCTCGGTGCGGGTTGGAACGTCATGACCAGCATTGTTGGTCCGGGTGACTTCAACGGTGACGGCAACGTCGATGTGCTGGCCCGGGATGGTTCGGGCAAGCAGTGGCTGTACCCCGGAAACGGTGCAGGCAAGTGGCTGCCCAGGGTTTACCTCGGTGCGGGTTGGAACGTCATGACCAGCATTGTTGGTCCGGGTGACTTCAACGGTGACGGCAACGTCGATGTGCTGGCCCGGGATGGTTTGGGCAAGCAGTGGCTGTACCCCGGAAACGGTGCAGGCAAGTGGCTGCCCAGGGTTTACCTCGGTGCCGGTTGGAACGTCATGACCAGCATTGTTGGTCCGGGTGACTTCAACGGTGACGGCAACGTCGACGTGTTGGCCCGGGATGGTTCCGGCAAGCTGTGGCTGTACCCCGGAAACGGTGCAGGCAAGTGGCTGCCCAGGGTTTACCTCGGTGCCGGTTGGAACGTCATGACCAGCATCCTCTAA